The following proteins come from a genomic window of Sorghum bicolor cultivar BTx623 chromosome 3, Sorghum_bicolor_NCBIv3, whole genome shotgun sequence:
- the LOC8075458 gene encoding SPX domain-containing protein 6, with protein MVQFGKWLRRQIDQSLPEWQDQFLRYKELKRCVKALSGVCPPLPAEEAEFVAEVDAETEKINAFFLDQEEEFIIRHRELQNDIKRALDRRAAGAAVPVTPAQHDAEVAAIRREIVNFHGVMVLLLNYSSINYIGLAKILKKYDKRTGAMLRLPVMETVLQQPFFKTETVSQLVRECEAMMEAVFPEAPEGQAAAAALAVAEAEQSIFRNTVAALLTMQDVRKGSSTRGSHSLPPLNLPDSDWLRSFEPPFPIPTR; from the exons ATGGTGCAGTTTGGCAAGTGGCTGAGGAGGCAGATCGATCAGAGCCTGCCGGAGTGGCAGGACCAGTTCCTGCGCTACAAGGAGCTGAAGCGCTGCGTCAAAGCCCTCTCCGGCGTCTGCCCGCCGCTGCCGGCGGAGGAGGCCGAGTTCGTCGCCGAGGTCGACGCCGAGACCGAGAAGATCAACGCCTTCTTCCTGGACCAGGAGGAGGAGTTCATCATCCGCCACCGGGAGCTGCAGAACGACATCAAGCGCGCGCTGGACCGCAGAGCGGCGGGCGCCGCCGTGCCGGTGACCCCGGCGCAGCACGACGCCGAGGTCGCCGCCATCCGCAGGGAGATCGTCAACTTCCATGGCGTCATGGTGCTGCTCCTCAACTACAGCAGCATCAACTACATAG gtcTTGCCAAGATCTTGAAGAAGTACGACAAGCGCACGGGCGCGATGCTGCGGCTGCCGGTGATGGAGACGGTGCTGCAGCAGCCTTTCTTCAAGACGGAGACGGTGTCGCAGCTGGTGCGGGAGTGCGAGGCCATGATGGAGGCCGTGTTCCCGGAGGCGCCCGAGGGccaggccgcggcggcggcgctcgccGTGGCGGAGGCGGAGCAGAGCATCTTCCGCAACACCGTGGCCGCGCTCCTCACCATGCAGGACGTCCGCAAGGGGAGCTCCACCAGAGGAAGCCACTCGCTGCCGCCGCTCAACCTGCCGGACTCCGACTGGCTCCGGTCGTTCGAGCCGCCGTTTCCGATCCCAACCCGATGA
- the LOC8075459 gene encoding DNA replication licensing factor MCM4, with protein MASNGGGSSPPSISSPDGRPSSPLPVTNSSPSQPTRRSGGRRRRGSASPYASSPSLGGFETPPHPGRRTPSGAGAGAARQQRQNWTGRFPPTPSTPMSTDDIPPSSEAGDDETDGGGGGGVDATPVFVWGTNISVQDVNAAILRFLRHFRDPRDAGRVDPVMDEGKYMRAIHRILELEGGESLDVDAHDVFDHDPDLYSKMVRYPLEVLAIFDIVLMDLVARIEPLFEKHIQTRIYNLKSSICLRNLNPSDIEKMVSIKGMIIRCSSVIPELKEAVFRCLVCGFYSEPVMVDRGRVTEPHVCQKEQCKATNSMTLVHNRCRFSDKQIIKLQETPDEIPEGGTPHTVSVLMHDKLVDAGKPGDRVEITGIYRAMSIRVGPTQRTVKSIFKTYIDCLHIKKTDKSRLHVEDTMDIDNSNASKSTEEDFLSDKVEKLKELSKLPDIYDRLTRSLAPNIWELDDVKRGLLCQLFGGNPLKLPSGASFRGDINILLVGDPGTSKSQLLQYMHKLSPRGIYTSGRGSSAVGLTAYVTKDPETGETVLESGALVLSDKGVCCIDEFDKMSDNARSMLHEVMEQQTVSIAKAGIIASLNARTSVLACANPTESRYNPRLSVIDNIHLAPTLLSRFDLIYLILDKADEQTDRRLAKHIVSLHFENPNLEELEVLDLQTLVSYISYARKYIQPQLSDEAAEELTRGYVEMRKRGNSPGSRKKVITATARQIESLIRLSEALARMRFSEVVEVRDVVEAFRLLEVAMQQSATDHATGTIDMDLIMTGISASERQRRENLVSATRNLIVEKMQLGGPSMRMIELLEELRKQSSMEIHLHELRGALGTLMTEGAVVIHGDNVKRV; from the exons ATGGCCTCTAACGGCGGCGGCAGCTCCCCACCCT CCATATCGTCGCCGGATGGTCGACCGTCGAGCCCACTCCCGGTCACCAACTCGTCCCCATCGCAGCCCACCCGCCGCTCCGGtgggcggcgccgccgcggtTCCGCCAGCCCTTATGCTTCGTCCCCTTCCCTCGGGGGATTCGAGACGCCGCCGCACCCCGGCCGCCGCACGCCGTCCGGTGCCGGGGCTGGCGCCGCCAGGCAGCAGCGTCAGAACTGGACTGGCCGGTTCCCGCCGACGCCCTCCACCCCAATGTCCACCGATGACATCCCGCCGTCCTCCGaagccggggacgacgagaccgacggtggtggcggcggcggcgtcgacgccaccCCGGTCTTCGTTTGGGGCACCAACATCAGCGTGCAGGACGTCAACGCCGCCATCCTCCGGTTCCTGCGCCACTTCCGCGACCCGCGTGACGCCGGCCGCGTCGACCCGGTCATGGATGAGGGCAAGTACATGCGCGCCATCCACCGCATCCTCGAGCTCGAGGGCGGAGAGTCGCTCGACGTCGATGCGCACGACGTGTTTGACCACGACCCAGACCTCTACAGCAAGATGGTTCGCTATCCGCTCGAGGTGCTCGCCATCTTCGACATCGTGCTCATGGACCTCGTCGCACGCATCGAGCCGCTCTTCGAGAAGCACATCCAGACCAGGATCTACAACCTCAAGTCGTCCATTTGCTTGAGGAATCTCAACCCATCTG ATATTGAGAAGATGGTATCTATCAAGGGTATGATAATTAGATGCAGCTCGGTCATACCGGAGCTCAAGGAGGCTGTTTTCCGCTGCCTTGTTTGTGGTTTCTACTCAGAACCTGTCATGGTTGATAGAG GGAGAGTAACTGAGCCACACGTTTGTCAGAAAGAACAATGCAAAGCCACAAATTCTATGACTCTAGTGCACAACCGATGCAG ATTTTCAGACAAACAGATCATAAAGTTGCAGGAAACACCAGATGAGATACCAGAAGGTGGCACTCCACATACAGTTAGtgtcttgatgcatgataagcTCGTTGATGCTGGAAAGCCTGGAGACAGGGTTGAG ATAACTGGAATATACAGGGCTATGAGTATTAGAGTTGGACCAACTCAAAGGACAGTGAAGTCTATATTCAAG ACATATATTGATTGCCTTCACATAAAGAAGACAGACAAGTCTAGGCTTCATGTGGAGGACACCATGGATATTGATAATTCGAATGCTAGCAAATCTACTGAAGAGGATTTTCTTAGTGATAAG GTTGAGAAACTAAAAGAGCTTTCAAAGTTGCCTGATATCTATGACAGATTGACTAGATCATTAGCTCCAAACATATGGGAGTTGGATGATGTTAAAAGAGGTCTCCTTTGCCAG CTTTTCGGCGGCAATCCTTTGAAGCTTCCTTCTGGGGCTAGCTTCCGGGGTGACATAAATATTTTACTTGTGGGTGATCCTGGGACGAGTAAATCCCAGCTTCTCCAGTACATGCATAAACTGTCTCCTCGTGGTATCTATACAAGTGGTAGAGGAAGTTCTGCTGTTGGTCTTACTGCTTATGTTACCAAAGATCCTGAGACTGGCGAAACT GTTCTAGAAAGTGGAGCACTTGTTTTGAGTGACAAAGGTGTTTGTTGCATAGATGAGTTTGATAAGATGTCTGATAATGCCCGAAGCATGTTACACGAG GTGATGGAACAGCAGACAGTATCCATTGCGAAGGCTGGAATAATTGCATCTTTAAATGCGAGGACATCTGTCCTCGCATGTGCCAATCCTACCGAATCACGTTACAACCCAAGACTTTCTGTAATTGACAACATACACTTAGCCCCAACACTACTTTCAAG ATTCGACCTGATTTATCTTATCTTGGACAAGGCGGATGAACAAACTGATAGGCGCCTGGCAAAGCATATTGTTTCGTTGCATTTTGAGAATCCAAAT TTAGAGGAGCTCGAGGTCTTGGACTTGCAGACATTAGTTTCCTACATAAGCTATGCAAGGAAGTATATTCAGCCACAGTTATCTGATGAAGCTGCAGAAGAGCTAACTCGTGGCTATGTTGAGATGAGGAAAAGAGGGAATAGCCCTGGGAGCAGAAAGAAG GTCATAACAGCAACTGCTAGACAAATAGAGAGTTTGATTCGTCTCAGTGAAGCATTAGCCCGAATGCGGTTCTCTGAAGTG GTTGAGGTGCGAGATGTTGTGGAGGCCTTCAGGCTTCTTGAAGTTGCCATGCAGCAGTCTGCAACGGATCATGCAACTG GGACGATTGATATGGATCTAATCATGACGGGGATATCTGCAAGTGAAAGGCAGAGACGGGAGAACCTTGTTTCTGCAACCCGTAACCTTATCGTGGAGAAAATGCAGCTTGGAGGCCCCTCAATGCGTATGATTGAG TTGCTGGAAGAACTTAGGAAGCAGAGCTCAATGGAAATTCATCTGCACGAA CTCCGCGGTGCTCTTGGCACCCTGATGACTGAAGGTGCAGTGGTTATCCATGGAGACAACGTGAAGAGAGTTTGA